From Phragmites australis chromosome 5, lpPhrAust1.1, whole genome shotgun sequence, a single genomic window includes:
- the LOC133919663 gene encoding uncharacterized protein LOC133919663, with translation MEDYPEELRTPPLSLVSIVGCPELHPSISASLSSQQPPMNTLALPDFANASILARSGKTRDPLASPQAPAGILKKDWLLKHRTRFPVAVAALFRVDQVSGDPAQWLQACSDLENLKSVIQGKNTKLVVVLIQPQAGDELSEDVTVALRKRAEIDSKHLVVLVEQDETEWNRSLNKLKNVFAKLCSSFYIEEGRRIKARIEKRSFSSVALSIRYCFKVAVYAEFRRDWPEALKFYEEGIWVLREMIATSTRLPPTQRLVEIKAVAEQFHFKISTLLLHAGKVVEAITWFRKYIRSYERVVGTPEVAFLHWEWFSRQFLVFGKLIETTSATVPDTLSPRFGTADNALTEWEFQPAYYYQLAATYLREKRYAIECSSSTVNLTTGVNGIPESVMPSVYVGQYVRLLEQGDTVTVLPLADTEYTSYALSEAERFQDSYEIIALFRKAYESFQSIGATRMASACSGGMAIEYYAAGDFSNVKQLFDGVAGLYRQEGWTTLLWENLGYLRECSRKLNSLKDFITYSLEMAALPLFSGSAVENRENKSKIGPAGSPTISMRENIQQEIINILVGKQSPEGIDDGFNNGMEEFTHLDIDQISPLRMVLITSVAFHDQSVKPGSPLLVSVSLLSHLPSPVVIDQLEVQFNQSDCNFVILSTQEDSPLNSNLHDQAVEATSSLTLFTNKWMRLTHEVKSGQSGKLECLSVKVTINKHLVICCQAESPASMEDFPLWKFEDQVETVPTKDNILDFSGQKLIQVEEPDAQVDLVLNSAGPALVGELFIVPVTILSKGHAVHYGELKINLVDARGGGLLMSPREAEESESHHVELLGVSAMSEDKDLKEGVDSIKKIQYSFGVVSVPKLSVGNSWSCKLEIKWHRAKSVMLYVSLGYSLGSSEEAALHRLNTHRSLQIEGKMPLIVSHQFLRPFRRELLLLSGIRSSSGDDRNCSLAMNESNMLIVNARNCTEVPLRLHSMTIEPDNDGNQLCSVHQISGISSGHAVIGPSEEYKGIFSVHPRAINSNFNLGEICLNWSRDSSLGEDQESHVIMKQRLPEVNIEEPPLVLSMECPPYAILGTSFTFYVKIHNSTSLLQEIKYSLVDSQNFVFSGAHNHAAFILPKSEHIVSHKLVPLGSGSQQLPRITVTSVRSFDDGFPNLFINKAHDIRGQHVAFLASFSSPAVIFEQISVIFALPKLFIASFTLVLPFFPTGSFERVEEEGDVATAFTLARILSMIPKSRGGPTSVVIYDIHALQERFYFGDDVLPCFETGIPLLLQRLRQLPDADNITIAFPDDGAWKRFHKQLQHFPMVVCAKVREGDKRIVRIKEGNPEGRHVVIVDDLVQSGGTLRECQKVLAAHGASKVSAYVTHAVFPKQSYERFMASNSAGPGDQFAYFWITDSCPHTVKGIGQQPPFEVLSLAGSIADALQI, from the exons ATGGAGGACTACCCGGAGGAGCTGCGGACGCCGCCGCTGTCGCTCGTGTCCATCGTGGGGTGCCCAGAGCTGCACCCCTCAATCTCGGCGTCGCTCAGCTCCCAGCAGCCGCCCATGAACACCCTGGCGCTCCCGGACTTCGCCAATGCCTCCATCCTCGCACGCAGCGGCAAGACCCGCGACCCACTCGCGTCGCCGCAGGCCCCCGCTGGAATCCTCAAGAAGGACTGGCTCCTCAAGCACCGCACCCGTTTCCCGGTTGCCGTTGCCGCGCTGTTCCGGGTCGATCAGGTCTCCGGCGACCCCGCTCAGTGGCTCCAGGCCTGCTCGGATCTCGAGAACCTCAA ATCTGTAATTCAGGGGAAAAACACTAAATTAGTGGTGGTCCTTATACAACCTCAAGCTGGTG ATGAGCTGAGCGAGGATGTTACGGTTGCCCTCAGAAAACGTGCGGAAATTGATTCTAAGCACCTGGTTGTGTTGGTTGAGCAAGACGAAACAGAATGGAACAGATCTCTCAACAA ATTGAAGAATGTTTTTGCCAAGTTATGTTCATCATTCTATATAGAGGAAGGGCGAAGAATAAAGGCTCGCATTGAGAAGAGGAGCTTTTCTTCCGTCGCCCTGAGTATCCGCTACTGCTTCAAG GTTGCTGTTTATGCGGAGTTCAGAAGGGATTGGCCAGAAGCATTAAAGTTCTACGAGGAAGGCATTTGGGTTTTGCGTGAG ATGATTGCAACTTCAACAAGGTTGCCTCCAACCCAGCGCCTAGTTGAGATAAAAGCAGTTGCTGAGCAATTTCACTTTAAGATATCAACTTTGCTACTTCATGCCGGGAAAGTAGTAGAAGCAATCACATGGTTCCGTAAGTATATCAGAAGTTATGAGCGGGTTGTCGGAACACCAGAAGTTGCTTTTCTTCATTGGGAATGGTTTAGCAGGCAGTTCCTTGTCTTTGGCAAGCTGATAGAAACAACATCCGCAACTGTTCCAGATACACTATCTCCTCGATTTGGTACTGCTGACAATGCATTGACTGAATGGGAATTTCAGCCAGCTTACTACTATCAG TTAGCAGCAACTTACTTGAGAGAGAAGAGGTATGCCATAGAGTGCTCTTCGTCAACGGTAAACCTTACCACTGGAGTTAATGGAATACCTGAGTCAGTAATGCCTTCTGTATATGTTGGCCAATATGTGCGCTTGTTGGAGCAAGGAGATACAGTTACTGTGCTGCC CCTTGCTGATACTGAATACACCAGCTATGCTTTGTCAGAAGCTGAAAGGTTTCAAGATTCTTACGAGATAATTGCATTGTTCAGAAAAGCTTATGAATCATTTCAGAGCATAGGTGCAACAAGAATGGCTTCTGCCTGTAGTGGTGGAATGGCCATAGAATACTATGCAGCTGGGGATTTTAGCAATGTAAAACAACTTTTTGATGGTGTTGCTGGTCTATACCGCCAAGAGGGTTGGACCACCTTGCTTTGGGAAAACCTAGGGTACTTGAGAGAGTGCTCAAGGAAACTAAATTCTCTGAAGGATTTTATCACTTATTCCCTAGAGATGGCTGCATTACCATTATTTTCTGGTAGTGCAGTGGAAAATCGAGAAAATAAAAGTAAGATTGGGCCTGCAGGTTCTCCTACGATTTCCATGAGAGAGAACATACAGCAGgaaattattaatattttgGTAGGAAAACAGTCACCAGAAGGAATTGATGATGGATTTAATAATGGGATGGAAGAATTTACTCACCTTGATATTGATCAAATAAGTCCGCTAAGAATGGTGCTTATCACATCTGTTGCTTTTCATGATCAGTCTGTAAAACCTGGTTCACCTCTGCTTGTCAGTGTGTCACTGTTATCTCATCTTCCATCTCCAGTTGTGATTGATCAGTTGGAGGTTCAATTTAATCAGTCTGACTGTAACTTTGTGATACTTAGTACACAGGAAGATTCtcctttgaattcaaatttgcaTGACCAAGCAGTTGAAGCTACTTCTTCTCTTACACTGTTCACCAATAAATGGATGCGGTTGACACATGAAGTTAAATCAG GACAGAGTGGAAAGCTAGAATGTTTGTCGGTGAAGGTGACGATAAATAAACACCTTGTGATTTGCTGCCAAGCTGAAAGTCCTGCTTCCATGGAAGACTTCCCATTATGGAAATTTGAGGACCAAGTGGAGACAGTGCCTACAAAGGACAATATTCTTGACTTTTCTGGGCAGAAACTGATCCAAGTTGAAGAGCCAGACGCTCAAGTTGACCTTGTCTTAAATTCTGCTGGTCCTGCATTAGTTGGAGAGTTATTTATTGTACCAGTGACCATATTGTCAAAAGGGCATGCAGTTCATTATGGTGAGCTGAAAATTAACCTTGTGGACGCCAGAGGTGGTGGTCTATTGATGAGTCCAAGGGAAGCAGAGGAATCTGAGAGTCATCATGTTGAGCTTCTTGGTGTCTCAGCTATGTCCGAGGACAAAGATTTAAAGGAAGGGGTTGATAGCATAAAAAAGATTCAGTACTCATTTGGGGTCGTATCTGTTCCCAAATTGAGTGTGGGTAATTCCTGGTCATGCAAATTAGAGATCAAATGGCATCGAGCAAAGTCAGTCATGCTTTATGTTTCACTTGGTTATTCCCTAGGCTCAAGTGAAGAAGCAGCATTGCATAGGCTTAACACACATAGAAGCTTGCAAATCGAAGGGAAGATGCCCTTGATAGTTAGTCACCAGTTTTTGAGACCATTTAGGCGGGAACTCCTGTTGCTATCTGGGATCAGATCCTCAAGTGGCGATGATAGAAATTGTTCTCTTGCTATGAATGAGTCTAATATGCTTATTGTGAATGCTAGAAATTGCACAGAGGTGCCTTTGCGTTTGCACTCGATGACTATCGAACCTGATAATGATGGAAATCAGCTCTGCTCAGTGCATCAGATCAGCGGGATTTCCAGTGGACATGCTGTTATTGGTCCTAGTGAAGAATACAAAGGAATATTTTCAGTCCACCCACGGGCtatcaattcaaacttcaatcTAGGTGAAATTTGCCTGAACTGGTCAAGAGATTCAAGCCTTGGAGAGGATCAAGAGAGCCATGTTATCATGAAACAAAGGTTACCTGAGGTCAATATTGAGGAGCCGCCGCTTGTTTTGAGCATGGAGTGCCCTCCCTATGCTATCCTTGGAACCTCTTTCACTTTCTATGTGAAGATCCACAATTCAACGTCCTTGCTTCAGGAAATCAAGTATTCCCTTGTTGATTCTCAGAATTTCGTTTTTTCTGGGGCTCACAATCATGCTGCGTTCATTCTGCCGAAATCAGAGCATATTGTTAGTCATAAGCTTGTGCCGCTTGGTTCCGGCTCTCAACAGTTGCCAAGGATCACAGTAACTTCAGTGAG GAGCTTCGACGACGGGTTTCCGAACCTGTTCATCAACAAGGCACACGACATCCGGGGGCAGCACGTGGCGTTCCTGGCGTCCTTCAGCTCGCCGGCGGTCATCTTCGAGCAGATCTCCGTCATTTTCGCGCTGCCCAAGCTGTTCATCGCCTCCTTCACGCTCGTGCTGCCCTTCTTCCCCACGGGCTCCTTCGAGCGcgtcgaggaagaaggggacGTCGCAACCGCGTTCACCCTCGCGCGcatcctctccatgattcccaAGTCCCGCGGTGGGCCAACCAGCGTCGTCATCTACGACATCCACGCGCTCCAGGAGAGGTTCTACTTCGGGGACGACGTCCTGCCGTGCTTCGAGACCGGTATCCCGCTCCTGCTGCAGCGCCTGCGCCAGCTCCCAGATGCAGACAAT ATTACGATTGCCTTCCCTGATGATGGGGCGTGGAAGCGGTTCCACAAGCAATTACAACACTTCCCAATG GTAGTCTGTGCCAAGGTTCGTGAAGGGGACAAGAGGATAGTTCGAATTAAGGAAGGAAATCCTGAAGGGCGGcatgttgttattgttgatgatttagTGCAATCTGGGGGAACTCTTAGAGAATGCCAG AAAGTGCTGGCTGCTCATGGTGCTTCAAAAGTCAGTGCCTATGTGACTCATGCTGTGTTCCCTAAGCAGTCATATGAACGCTTCATGGCCTCTAATTCTG CTGGGCCGGGTGACCAGTTTGCTTACTTCTGGATCACAGACTCTTGCCCTCACACGGTAAAAGGCATTGGCCAACAACCTCCATTTGAGGTGCTGAGCCTTGCTGGCTCGATAGCGGATGCCCTTCAGATATGA
- the LOC133919665 gene encoding uncharacterized protein LOC133919665, producing MATILENIQKARFLPTRPLKDELPTFQSGVGKESHLMGLRKRLSSFSGKIQPISSASAEWAFRRSKSAPSLGAAFAAGGSLRGWWEWGVGWLMSKKPGLAGDLEMNEEAAAIGRQSRGSWGHILYKVRSSVRRLVMSAHSLPTTQKQSLPSAVQKVQCKPAAFAYTQRQSFHHNGHTMAH from the coding sequence ATGGCCACCATCCTGGAGAACATCCAGAAGGCGAGGTTCCTGCCGACCAGGCCGCTCAAGGACGAGCTGCCCACCTTCCAGAGCGGCGTTGGCAAGGAGAGCCACCTGATGGGCCTGAGGAAGAGGCTGTCCTCCTTCTCCGGCAAGATCCAGCCCATCTCCTCCGCGTCGGCCGAGTGGGCGTTCCGGCGGTCCAAGTCGGCGCCTTCGCTCGGCGCTGCGTTCGCCGCCGGTGGCTCACTGAGGGGGTGGTGGGAGTGGGGCGTCGGCTGGCTCATGTCCAAGAAGCCCGGCTTGGCCGGCGACCTCGAGATGAACGAGGAGGCCGCGGCCATCGGCCGCCAGAGCAGGGGCAGCTGGGGCCACATCCTCTACAAGGTGCGCTCCAGCGTCCGGCGGCTCGTCATGTCGGCGCACTCGCTGCCGACGACGCAGAAACAGTCCCTGCCGTCGGCGGTGCAGAAGGTCCAGTGCAAGCCGGCGGCGTTCGCCTACACGCAGAGGCAGAGCTTCCACCATAACGGCCACACCATGGCGCACTAA
- the LOC133919662 gene encoding AT-rich interactive domain-containing protein 5-like, giving the protein MSDARGGAAGSDCDGDDSYDLPHSEKEAVPVAEAGAAAPARGGDAPPDDEPESDDSEGGGSPDRAEPNEDADEGGERAPVAEGGEEREGIVGVASVETNGEDAISHDGDDDEEEEDDGGEDEEDDDDDSTPDASPRAEMKVEGESSTGMAQSGASHRVEPDPFLDGDDSGSEEEQGAFMAELERFHREHSLEFKPPKFYGKGLNCLKLWRQVAHLGGHEQVTVCKLWRQVGETFRPPKTCTTVSWSFRIFYEKALLEYEKHKVRTGQLQIPPPALPQPGGTDREMVVNQSSSARVRRDAAARAMQGWHAHHLFANGTYGDHISKDKDTVPLSCRDKNLKSFGVLKRKKASSPEYTHKPSRTKVNKSQEDSMVLDVGEPADWVKINVRQTKDCFEVYALVPGLLREEVHVQSDPAGRLVITGDPEQPDNPWGITPFKKVVNLPSRIDPHQTSAVVTLHGQLFVRAPFGHADM; this is encoded by the exons ATGAGCGACGCGCGGGGAGGCGCCGCCGGTTCCGACTGCGACGGGGACGACTCGTACGACCTCCCGCACTCCGAGAAGGAGGCTGTGCCCGTGGCGGAGGCGGGGGCTGCTGCACCTGCGCGGGGCGGGGACGCTCCCCCGGACGACGAGCCGGAGAGCGACGACAGCGAGGGAGGGGGCTCCCCGGATCGGGCGGAGCCCAATGAGGACGCGGATGAGGGCGGGGAGCGCGCGCCGGTGGCCGAGGGTGGCGAGGAACGGGAGGGGATCGTGGGCGTCGCGAGTGTGGAGACGAACGGAGAGGACGCCATCAGCCACGACggagacgacgacgaggaggaggaggatgacggaggtgaagacgaggaggatgacgacgacgactccACCCCCGATGCGTCACCGAGGGCGGAGATGAAGGTGGAGGGCGAGAGCTCCACCGGGATGGCCCAGAGCGGCGCCAGCCACCGCGTGGAGCCGGACCCCTTCCTCGACGGCGACGACTCCGGGTCGGAGGAGGAGCAAGGGGCGTTCATGGCGGAGCTGGAGCGCTTCCACAGGGAGCACAGCCTCGAGTTCAAGCCGCCCAAGTTCTACGGCAAGGGCCTCAACTGCCTCAA GTTGTGGAGGCAGGTCGCGCACTTGGGAGGCCACGAGCAG GTAACGGTTTGTAAACTATGGCGTCAAGTTGGAGAGACTTTCAGGCCACCGAA GACCTGCACTACTGTTTCTTGGTCATTTCGAATTTTCTACGAGAAG GCACTTCTTGAGTATGAAAAACACAAAGTCCGGACTGGTCAGCTTCAAATACCACCACCGGCCTTACCACAGCCTGGTGGTACTGACCGTGAG ATGGTTGTGAATCAATCATCTTCTGCCAGAGTTAGAAGGGATGCTGCAGCGCGTGCTATGCAGGGTTGGCATGCTCACCACCTCTTTGCCAACGGCACATATGGAGATCACATttcaaag GACAAAGATACAGTCCCACTTTCATGTCGTGATAAAAACCTAAAAAGCTTTG GTGTACTGAAGAGAAAGAAAGCATCTAGTCCAGAGTACACTCACAAGCCGTCCCGCACAAAAGTAAATAAGTCACA GGAAGATTCTATGGTCCTTGATGTTGGAGAACCTGCCGATTGGGTGAAGATCAATGTTCGACAGACT AAAGATTGCTTTGAAGTCTATGCGCTAGTTCCTGGACTTCTACGAGAGGAG GTGCATGTTCAGTCAGATCCTGCTGGGCGTCTGGTTATCACTGGGGATCCGGAGCAGCCTGATAATCCTTGGGGGATCACTCCATTCAAGAAG